Proteins encoded within one genomic window of Ailuropoda melanoleuca isolate Jingjing chromosome 16, ASM200744v2, whole genome shotgun sequence:
- the LOC100480434 gene encoding olfactory receptor 9I1, translated as MTENNLTTVTEFILVGFTDYHMLAIALFLMFLILYIITLLGNVGVIILIQVDVQLHTPMYFFLSHLSLLDACYTSVITPQILATLATGKMVISFGQCATQFFFFTLCAGAECFLLAVMAYDRCVAISNPLLYPVAMNPRICWSLVVGAYVCGMSGSIVRTTCTFTLSFCDHNQIDFFFCDLPPLLKLACSDTTNTEIVIVFFGNFVILANALVILISYLLIIKAILKVKSPGGKAKTFSTCASHLTAVALFFGTLIFMYLRSGSGKSLEEDKVMSVFYTVVIPMLNPLIYSLRNKDVKAAFRKVTGRLQASQSV; from the coding sequence ATGACTGAGAATAATCTCACCACGGTAACAGAGTTCATTCTCGTGGGCTTTACTGACTACCACATGCTGGCGATTGCCCTCTTCCTGATGTTTCTCATCCTCTATATCATCACCCTTCTGGGAAATGTGGGGGTGATCATCCTGATCCAAGTGGATGTCCagctccacacccccatgtacttcttcctgagcCATCTCTCCCTGCTGGATGCCTGCTACACCTCAGTCATCACCCCTCAGATTCTGGCCACACTGGCCACAGGCAAGATGGTCATCTCCTTTGGCCAGTGTGCTACCCAGTTCTTTTTCTTCACCCTCTGTGCTGGCGCAGAGTGTTTCCTGCTGGcagtgatggcctatgaccgctgtGTCGCTATTAGCAACCCACTGCTCTACCCTGTAGCCATGAATCCCAGAATCTGCTGGAGTTTGGTGGTGGGAGCCTATGTGTGTGGGATGTCAGGGTCCATTGTACGTACCACGTGCAccttcaccctctccttctgtgacCACAATCAGATCGACTTCTTCTTCTGTGACCTCCCGCCCCTCCTGAAGCTCGCCTGCAGTGACACGACAAACACTGAAATTGTCATTGTCTTCTTTGGCAACTTTGTGATCTTGGCCAATGCCTTGGTCATTCTGATATCCTACCTGCTCATCATCAAGGCCATTCTGAAGGTGAAGTCTCCAGGTGGCAAGGCCAAGACTTTCTCCACGTGTGCCTCCCACCTCACTGCTGTGGCCCTTTTCTTTGGGACCCTCATCTTCATGTATCTGCGGAGTGGCTCAGGCAAGTCCCTGGAGGAAGACAAGGTCATGTCTGTCTTCTACACTGTGGTCATCCCCATGCTAAACCCTCTGATCTATAGCCTAAGAAACAAGGATGTAAAGGCGGCCTTTAGGAAGGTTACTGGTAGACTCCAGGCATCCCAGAGTGTGTAA